From one Nothobranchius furzeri strain GRZ-AD chromosome 2, NfurGRZ-RIMD1, whole genome shotgun sequence genomic stretch:
- the LOC139066155 gene encoding gastrula zinc finger protein XlCGF57.1-like: MDTDVPQLVLVKEEAPEEQSAGVDQQDPEHLHIKEEQEELWTSLEGEHLCLKEETEAVGFPVTAVSIKSEDDEEKPLVSQLHQQQIEDRDVPTSSSADQMAAETGGGAGTSRNPDLNPHEQTSDSSETEVSGDEDDDDDDDDDDDGVKLDSELSDSGSETGDEDDDWNESRSSESDVSRKREETDEKPLLLHFHNHQMKDGGVPASSLAGQMTAKVGGGAETSKNLDLDPNEKTSDSSEIEVGGEDETGNGDHGCNENKSSESDIKTVNKSFSCPVCGIRFLHKWSLQEHVRVTSHSAVKSSECSVNTKCVKERQRGGSCRKVQKQPKSFSCDDCGKRFSHKNSLNTHMEVHTGQKPFACELCGKRFSRKNNLNTHMRVHTGDKPYACELCGKRFSHKKSLNTHLRVHTGEKPFACELCGYRCTQKASLNDHMRVHTGDKPFACELCGKRFSHKNNLNTHMKVHTGDKPFACDVCGYRCTKNSHLNDHMKVHTGEKPFACDLCGYRCTQKATLNSHMRVHTGEKPFSCELCGQRFSHKNSLNTHVRVHTGKKPFACELCGYRCTQKSSLNYHMKVHTGEKPFACELCRQRFSRKSHLKRHTSIHARLKVLI, from the exons atggacacag atgttccacagctggtgctggttaaagaagaagctcctgaagaacagagtgctggtgtggaccagcaggacccagaacacctccacataaaggaggaacaggaggagctctggaccagtctggagggagagcatctctgtttgaaggaggagactgaagctgtcgggtttcctgttactgctgtttctataaagagtgaggatgatgaagagaaacctctggtctcacagcttcatcagcagcaaatagaagacagagatgttccaaccagcagctcagctgaccagatggcagcagaaactggtggaggagcaggaactagcaggaacccagatctgaaccctcatgaacaaacatctgattcttcagagactgaagttagtggagatgaagatgatgatgatgatgatgatgatgatgatgatggtgtgaaactggactctgagctgtcagactctgggtctgaaactggagatgaagatgatgactggaatgagagcaggtcttctgagtcagatg tttcaaggaagagagaagagacggatgagaaacctctgctcttacatttccacaaccatcaaatgaaagacggaggtgtcccagccagcagcttggctgggcagatgacagcaaaagttggtggaggagcagaaactagcaagaacctagatctggaccctaatgaaaagacatctgattcttcagagattgaagtgggtggagaagatgaaactggaaacggagaccatggctgtaatgagaacaagtcttcggagtcagatattaagaccgtcaacaaatcatttagctgccctgtgtgtggtatacggttcctccacaagtggtctcttcaggagcatgtgagagtgacaagtcattcagcagtaaagtcttcagagtgttcggttaatacaaaatgtgtgaaagagagGCAACGTGGAGGCTCATGTAGAAAAGTCCAGAAACAAccgaaatcatttagttgtgatgactgtgggaaaagatttagccataaaaatagtttaaacactcacatggaagtccacacaggacaaaagccttttgcctgtgagctctgtgggaaaagatttagccggaaaaataatttaaacacacacatgagagtccacacaggagataagccttatgcatgtgagctctgtgggaaaagatttagccataaaaaaagtttaaacacacacttgagagtccacacaggagaaaagccatttgcctgtgagctctgtggatacagatgtacccaaaaggcaagtttaaacgatcacatgagagtccacacaggagataagccttttgcatgtgagctctgtgggaaaagatttagccataaaaataatttaaacacacacatgaaagtccacacaggagataagccttttgcctgtgatgtctgtggatacagatgtaccaaaaATTCGCATTTAAacgatcacatgaaagtccatacaggagagaagccttttgcctgtgacctctgtggatacagatgtacccaaaaggcaactttaaacagtcacatgagagtccacacaggagagaagcctttttcctgtgagctctgtggacaaagatttagccataaaaatagtttaaacacacacgtgagagtccacacaggaaagaagccttttgcctgtgagctttgtggatacagatgtactcaaaagtcaagtttaaactatcacatgaaagtccacacaggagagaagccttttgcctgtgagctctgtagaCAACGATTTAGCCGAAAGTCACATTTAAAGAGACATACAAGCATCCACGCAAGGCTCAAGGTATTAATTTAA